The Streptococcus downei MFe28 DNA window GTGGCCGTTGATGGCTGCTGCTGCTGCCATAGCTGGACTGCAGAGGTGGGTTCTGGCCCCCACACCTTGGCGGTCTTCAAAATTGCGGTTGCTGGTTGAAGCACAGTGAACACCGGCAGGAACCTTGTCTGGATTCATGCCCAGACACATAGAACAACCGGGATCCCGCCATTCAAATCCAGCATCAGTAAAGATTTTATCCAACCCTAGCTTTTCGGCAGCTGTCTTGACTGGTCTCGAGCCTGGCACCACGATAGCCGTCAGATTAGGGGCAATATGCTTGCCCTTAACAAACCTAGCGGCCAACTTGAGGTCACTCAGTCTAGCATTGGTGCAGGAGCCTAGGAAGACATAACCAATGTCCAGGTCTTCCACCTTCTCACCAGGCTTAGTATCCATGTACTTATAGGCCCGCTCATCGTTCATATCACGAATTTCAGGAAAGGGTTGGTCAAAGGCCACGCCCATGGAGGGATTGGTTCCCCAGGTGACCATTGGAGCCAGTTGGGAAACATCAATCTCGATAACCTTGTCATAGTGGGCATCTGGGTCTGAAACCAAGGTCTTCCAATCAGCGATAGCCTGCTCGAACTTCTCCCCTTTAGGTGCCTGATCTCGTCCTTTGACATAATCAAAGGTGGTCTGGTCAGGGTTCATAATGCCCATTTTAGAACCAAATTCAATAGACATATTGCAGATGGTCATGCGTTCTTCCATGGAGAGGGCCTGAACAGCCTCGCCTCTGTACTCGACAACGTGACCGACACCGACAGAAACACCATACTGGGCAATCAGGGCCAGAACATAGTCCTTGGCATAGACGCCCTTTTGGGGCTGGCCGACAAATTTAACCAAGAGTTTCTTGGGCTTGACCTGCCAGATAGTCTGGGTTGCAAAGACATGCTCGACTTCTGTGGTCCCAATTCCAAAGCCGATGGCACCAAAGGCGCCATGGGTGGCCGTGTGGCTGTCCCCACAAACGATGAACTTGCCAGGCTGGGTGCGACCCGTTTCAGGGCCAACCATATGGACAATTCCCTGACTGGCAGAACCATGGTCTGCATGGGGAATATCAAATTCCTTGAGGTTGCGAGCCAAGGCATCCATCTGGGCCTTGGAAATGACATCCCGAATATCGTAGATGTTGACCGTTGGTACATTATGATCAAAGGTCCCAAAAGTTAGGTCGGGTCGTCTGACCTTGCGACCTGCTTCTCTCAGACCATCAAAGGCCTGGGGACTGGTCACTTCGTGGATGTAGTGCTGATCCACATACATGAGTTGAGGCTCACCTTCCTTGCCAGTAATGACATGGCGGTCCCAAACCTTATCAAAAATTGATTGTCCACTCATTTTTAAATCTCCATAAACAATAGATAAGACTGACTTGGATTAATATGCCTAGATACCAAGCTAGTCTAAAATACCACTTCTTGGTCTTGTGGTGAAATAATTTTCCTGCTAGATATGCTCCCAGACCAGCTCCTGTCAGACTAAGGATTAAGAGGGCCTTTTCTGGAATTCGCCATTGCCCCTTTATCGCTCGTCTTTTATCAATCCCGTAGAGGCAAAAAGTCAGAGCATTCCAGAAAATCAAGAGGGCTAGTAAAATCTTCATCCTAGAGGTTAGCAATAATAGCTGCGGTCATTTGAGCCGTTGTCGCCTGGCCTCCCAGATCACGAGTCAGCACACCTTGATTGAGGGTTTTATCGACGGCCTGCTCAATGAGACTGGCACCAGTCTCTTGGCCAAAGGAATCCCTTAACATCATGGCAACCGAGAGAATCATGCTAATAGGATTGGCAATCCCCTGTCCAGCAATATCTGGAGCAGAACCATGAATAGGCTCGTAAAGGCTAGGGCCATCCTGAGAATGGCTGGCCGAAGGCATGACACCAAGGGTTCCTGGCAGGACTGAAGATTCGTCAGACAGGATATCGCCAAAAAGATTTTCGGTCACGACCACATCAAAACGAGCTGGGTCCGTAATCATCAACATGGCGGCACTATCAACTAGCTGGTGCTCCAGGGTGACTTCAGGATAGTCCTGGGCTACTTGATCAGCAACCTTTCGCCAAAGTTTGGAGGTAGCTAGGACATTTTGCTTATCAATGCTGGTCACCTTCTCGCCACGCCCTTGGGCAATGGTGAAGGCTTTGCGGACAATACGCTCAATCTCCTCAGTCGAATAATCATTGATGTCTCTGGCGCTAGTTCCCTTGAGATCATGCTGACCAAAATAGATACCACCTGTCAGTTCCCTGACGACGACAAAATCAACACCCTCGATCCGCTCTGGCTTTAGTGGTGAGAGATGCTTAAGAGCCTGAAAAATCTTGACAGGCCGAATGTTGGCAAATAGCTTGAGCTCCTTGCGCAGGGCTAAAAGACCTTGCTCTGGTCGAACTGGAGCCGCGTCATATTGGGGACTCCCAATGGCAGCTAGGAGAATGGCATCAGCTGAGCGAGCAGCGGACAAGGTTGCCTCTGGCAGCGGATGACCAGACTGGTCAATCCCCGCTCCGCCAAAGGGCTGGGCATCCAATTGGTAGGCGAAGTCAATCTTCTTAGTAAGAGCCTCTAGCACTTTTAGACCTGCTGCCATGATTTCTGGGCCAATGCCGTCCCCTGCTAGGGTCACGATTTTTTTAGTCATTGAATTTTCCTTTTTCTAGTTTAGCGAACCGTTGGCTGATTTCTGCCTAGTAGTCTTTTTCTGACAGGCGACGACCAATTTGGCCATCGTTTTCCTTTTGGACAAAGACATTGGCATTAACATAGGCAATGGAGCTAGCCTTCATAACATCGAAATCGACACCGGTAGCATTGAAAATGGTGCCTGTATCAACATTTTCAACGGATACCGCTACTCGGGCTTGGGCATCAATCCCATCGGTGATGGCATCAATACTGTAGCTGAGCAGGCGAACGGTTTGATTGAAGAATTTATCAATGGCATTGAAAGCCGCTTCAACAGAACCCTTACCGTTGGCCACCACATCCACGGCTTCGGCATCCTTATTGGTCATGGTAACGACGGCAGTAACTGTCTCGTCTTCGTTGGAGGTCAGCTTAAGGTCGGCAAAGTGGAAGCCTTCTGGATTCTCGATATCAGTCCCATCAACTAGGGCAATGATATCGGCATCTCTGATATCATGCTTCTTATCCGCCAATTTCTTGAACTTGGCGAAGAGTTCCTTGATTTCGGCTTCAGCAAAATCCAAATTTAACTCTTTGAGTTTTTCGATAAAGGCATGACGACCAGACAATTTGCCAAGAGGCAGAGAACTTTGTTTCACTCCAACCAATTCTGGGGTGATGATTTCGTAGGTCAACGGATTCTTGAGAACACCATCCTGGTGGATACCGGATTCATGAGAAAAGGCATTGCCACCGACAACAGCCTTATTCTTAGGCACAGGAATGCCTGAGAAACGTGAGACCATAGCTGAGGTGTTGACCGTTTCATTGAGGATGATATCACTAGTAGCATTGAAATAGTCTTCCCGAATTTTGAGGGCAACAGCCACTTCTTCCAAGGCAACATTACCAGCTCGCTCGCCGATACCATTGATTGTCCCTTCAACCCGACCAGCACCATTTTTAATGGCAGCTAGAGTATTAGCAGTCGCCATTCCTAAGTCATCATGACAATGGGGGCTGAAAATAATATCACGATCAGATTTGACATTTTTAATCAAGTAGTCAAAGATGTGACCAAATTCGCTCGGCGTGGTGAAGCCGACCGTATCAGGAATATTGATGTAGGTCGCCCCGGCATCCACAGCCGTCTGAACCACCTGCAGGAGGTAATCCAGCTCAGTCCTGGTCGCATCCTCAGGTGAGAACTCAACGACATCAAAGAACTGGCGAGCATAGGTCACATGCTCCTTGATGACTTCCAAAATCTCTTCCTTGGACTTCTTTAGCTTAAATTCCCGATGAATGGGACTGGTGGCAATAAAGACGTGGCATTGGGGATACTTGGCATCCTTGAGGGCCTGGTAGCAAGCATCAATATCAGACTTGACTGACCGGGCCAAACCTGTAACAGCGGTCTTGGTCAAAGTTGCCGCAATCTGCTTGACTGCTTCAAAGGAATCGGGGCTGGCAGCTGGAAAACCAGCTTCAATGGCGGAAATGCCCCACTTCTCCAATTGCTTGGCAATGGCGACCTTTTCTTTGATGGAAAAATTAACACCAGGGGTCTGTTCCCCATCCCGAAGACTGGTATCAAGAAATTCTACCTTACGCATAATGACCTCTTTCTTTTGGATAATAGTTGATAACAAATTTTATGAAGCATTTGCAAGTCAGAAAGTAAAGCCTGCTTAGTAAGACTTGCTTTTGCATCTTAATAAAAAAACATCCCGCCAAGCAGGATGTTTGTCAATCCCGCTTGGTAAGCCAAACAGGACTAATGCTTTTGCACTAGCCCTCACACCTCAACAACAAGACTGTCATAGAACGTGTCTTCATTTGACTTTTTCCCTTCGATGTTTTCTTGTTTAATATCCTAACCTATTTGAAAATCATTGTCAAGGATTTTTTAGAAATTTTCTGAAAAATCGCATAATTTGCCCCAGCAAAGTTTTGTATAGAGGCAAAAGAAAAAGGAACAGGGGGACTGCTCCTTCATTATGACTATTACTGGGCCTCAACCTTATGGGTAACCTGCTCGAGGATATTCTTGAGATAGGCGACATTGCTTTCTATCTTTTCTTTAGCATCATTGGCATCAGAATCTAATGGGAAAACCAGGGAGCCGACTAAAATTGAATCTGAAAAACTACCAGTATTCTCTAGATAATAGAAGGTGAGCTGGGCGGAATTATTTTTCTCACTATTGGTCAAGCCGACATGCCAGGTCTTGTCCTTAATGGTCACTGTGGTCTTATAATCAAACTTCTGCTGGTCCTGCTCAAGGTTCTCATCTAAATCACTCTCTTGATAATGCTCACCTCCATTAAAGGGGGATTTGTCATAGGCATTGAGGGTATAGAGCAGGGCATAGATTTGTGGGTCAGAAGAATTGGCTTCAGAGGTGACATCCCTGCGGCTCATCCTTAGTCCTAGACGAATCAACCGTCCAGCTCTCAGGAACATCATAATAGCGCCAATCCACCAGCTCCTTGCCAGAACCGTCCGTCTTGGAAAAACCATTTTGAGCTGAGCTCAACTGATGGCCTTTTCTGCTTGGGGTCAGCTGGCTCCTTGTCTTTAACCGCCTTTTCCTCCACCTTGGCCAACTTCTTAAACTCACTTTGGCTAATGGCCTTATCCTCCTGATTCGTGCTAGATGATGAGCTGGAACTCTCTTTGCTGTGAAGTTTGTTAAAGGGGAAGGGGAGACAGGCGGTCAGGATGAATAAGGATGCTACTAGGCTAAGGAACAAAAATAGTCTTTTTTCATGGACTGACTCCTGCAAATCTTTATTTTTCGCTCAAAATTGAAGCAATCTTGGTATTGATGAGGTCAATGGCTACGGTGTTAGAGACCCCTTCGGGGATAACAATGTCAGCATAGCGCTTGGTAGGCTCGATAAATTGGTGATACATGGGCTTGACCACACTGGTGTATTGCTCGATAATGCTGTCCAAACTACGACCACGCTCCTCCATGTCACGCTTAATCCGACGAATAATCCGAATATCATCATCGGTATCAACGAAGAGCTTGATGTCCATGAGGTTTCGCAAGCGTTCATCCTCTAAAACCAAAATGCCTTCAACGATAAAGACATCCTGGGGCTCCTGCCGATAGGTCTCGCTACTTCTGGTATGCTGGGTATAGTCATAGATGGGAATATCAACCGGACGACCAGCCTGCAATTCCTTGATGTGTTCAATCATCAAATCCGTATCAAAGGCTAGGGGATGGTCATAATTGGTAGCCACCCGCTCTTCAAAGGTCAGATGAGATTGATCCTTATAATAGGAATCGTGCTCAATCATGGCAATTTTGGAGTGGGGGAAATGGTTGAGAATTTCCCGAGAAACGCTGGTCTTGCCACCACCAGAACCACCAGTCACGCCAATAATAATCGTTTTTTTCTGCATAAGAACCCCACTAATACTCAATAAAAATCAAAAGTAGCCGAGGCAACGAACTGCAGGCAGTACTTGAGTACGGCAAAGTGAGTTAACGATGGATAATTTTGATTTTTGAAGAGTAAACATTCTAATCTAAAGTCATCCCTATTATACCCTAAAAGATGGTATAATTAAAGGCGACTTTAAAGAGAATAAGGATGAAAAAAGCATGACAATCCAATTACCTCAGGCCATAAATGAGCTACTAGAAAACAAAGGCATGGACCAGCTGACTCCAATCCAAGAGAGAAGCTTCCAGCCTATTATGTCTGGCAAAAATGTCTTGGGTATCAGTCCAACAGGGACAGGTAAGACCTTGGCCTATCTCCTGCCACTTCTGAACAAGCTGACTAGTCCCAAGGCCCAACAAATTTTGGTTCTGGCCCCCAATACCGAATTGGCTGGGCAAATTTTTGAGGTGGCCAAGGACTGGGCTAGCCCATTAGGCTACACCGCCCAAGTCTTACTGTCTGGTTCCAGCCAAAAACGCCAGATTGAACGCCTAAAAAAGGGACCCCAAATTCTAGTGGGAACCCCTGGTCGTGTCTTTGAACTGGTCAAGCTCAAAAAAGTGAAAATGATGAATGTAGACACCATCGTTCTCGATGAATTCGATGAATTGCTGGGAGACTCTCAGTACCAATTTGTCAGCAAAATTTGTCACCATGTGCCAAGAGACCACCAGTTGATCTATATGAGTGCGACAGCCAAGATTGATAAAGGCCAACTGGCCGAGGATACCCTAGAGATAAACCTGAGTGACCAGAAGTTAGACAATATCAGTCACTATTACCTACAGGTCGATAAACGTCATCGCTTAGATACCCTACGCAAGCTCTCCAATATTCCTGACTTCCGCGGCCTAGTCTTTTTCAACAGCCTGTCTGATTTGGGAGCCAGCGAGGAGCGTCTCCAATACAATGGGGCTTCTGCTGTCTCTCTGGCCAGCGATGTCAATGTTAAATTGCGCAAGGTTATCTTGGAGAAATTTAAGAACCATGAACTGGCCCTTCTGCTGTCAACCGACTTGGTGGCTCGCGGGATTGATATTGACAATCTGGAAACCGTAGTCAACTACGAGGTTCCTCGTGACAAGGAAGCCTATACCCACCGAGCTGGACGGACGGGCCGCATGGGTAAGGAAGGGGCTGTTATCACTCTGGTCAGCCATCCTGAGGACCTCAAAAAGCTTAAGAAGTTTGCCCAAGTTCAAGAAATCATCTTCAAGAACCAAACCTTCTATGTGAAATAGATAGAAAGAGAGCCATCCACAATCGGATGGCTCTTCTGGTATTAATCTGAATAGAACCGATGGTCCTAGAAGCTGTTTCACTTTTATTTCTTTGGATTGAGAAATCCTTCCATTTCCCAACCTTGAAATGGAGGGTTAAGCTTTGCCACTAGCAAAGTTTACTTATTCAACTCTGCTAGGGGGCCAAAGACGATTTTTTCAATATCGCTGAGGTAGACAGACAGAGCTTGTTGGGCTTCGATGTAGGCCTTAAGAATGGGATTGGCTTCAATCTTTTGACCCAACTCCTGCATCTTCTTTTGCTCATCCTGGCTTGGTATTTGGCCGGCCTGCATGGCCTGGTAGAGGCCTTCTTGGAAGGATGTGAACTCGCTAAAGAGGTTTTTGGCTTCTGGGTCGGCATCAATTTTAGCCTTCTTTTCTACCAAGGTCTGGTATTCAGGCAGGGCACGGATGCCCCGCTCCAATTCGTTGGCCAAATCGTAAATATTAGTTGTCATTGCTTTCTCCTTTTAAATGGTTACCTTATAGTCAGGGTGTTTTTCAAGTAAATCAAAGGCTATCGACTGGTCCTTTTGATTTTTAAAAGTAATTTGCAGAATTCCGTTAATATCTTCACGGTTTTCCTCGTTAATACGGATATTCATGACAGAAATCCCTCGCAGGATTTCCAATACCTTGAGGATACTGTCTTCCTGGTCAGGGATGGTGACATAGAGGTCAAAACCACTATCAACGCCACCCTTCTTATGGATTTCCATAGCCTTTCGGGTAAGGCGAGCTTGATTGAAGAAATTCCAAATCCCATCGTCATCACCAGCTTCAATGAGCTCAGCGACAGCATCAAGATGTCCCTTGAAGTCAGCAATCCGTCCCAGAACCGCCTCCCGATTACTGAGGAGTATAGAGGTCCACATGCCTGGCTCACTCTCGGCAATCCGAGTCATATCTCTAAAACCACCAGCCGCAAAATGATTGGTCAGCTCATGGTCCTTGGCATAGGCCCCAGCCTGTTCCATAAGACTGGCAGCCAAGATATGAGGAAAATGAGAAACCTGACCAGTCACTCGGTCGTGCTCAGCTGCATCGATTTGAACAAAGCGGGCGTGAAGACCAGTTAGGAGTTCTTTCATCTCAGAAATAGTTGTCTCTCTGGTCAAACTGGTCGGGGTGAAAATATAATAGGCATTTTCAAAGAGATTGACATCCGCAGCAATGGCCCCCGACTTGTGGGAACCGGCCATGGGATGCGAGCCGACAAATTGAACCTTAGCGGGATCCAAATACTTCTGGGCAGCCTGGACAATTTGATCCTTGGTCGAGCCAGCATCGGTAATAATGACCTGGTCTTTAAGGGGCAAGTCAGCCAAAACCTTGATAAAATCAATGGTTTGTTTGATCGGAACGGCTAAAATGATGACATCTGCTCGGGGAGCAAACTCCGCAAAATTAGCCGTTGCCTCATCTACCAAACCTCGCTCCAAGGCAATATTTCTTGACTTGTCTGAACGGTTGTAGCCTAAAATTTCATAATCGGGGTGGTCCCGCTTGATGCCTAGGGCCAAGGAGCCACCAATCAGTCCCAGACCTGCAATATAGATGGTTTTTGTTTTCATAAGTGCTCCTAAGCTCTTAAAAATCGGGAAGGTCAGTCGTTTGCCTGTGCTGACTCTTTCTATGCTTGTTTCCTAGTGATGCCAACTGAGGGCAAGACAATATCTGTGTCAGTTCCAAGTTTAGCTTGGCATTTAGAAATTCTTGACATAGTCCCGATGACGGGCTAGAGCTTCTTTTAATTCTTCAAGGTTATCCGAGGTGAAGGTTTCAAAAATTTCATTGGCAATGACTGTTGCAACGACAGCTTCCATGACTACTCCTGCTGCTGGCAGGGCCGTTGGGTCAGACCGCTCAACGGTTGCCTTGTAAGGTTCGTGGGTCTCAATATCAACGGACATGAGTGGCTTGTAGAGGGTGGGAATGGGTTTCATGACCCCTCGGATGACCAAGGGTTGGCCATTAGTCATACCGCCTTCAAAGCCACCCAGGTTATTGGTCTTACGGGTGTAACCCTCTTGGGGATTCCAGAGGATTTCATCCATGACCTGACTACCAGGCAGATAGCCATCCTTAAAGCCTAGGCCGAACTCCACGCCCTTGAAGGCATTGATGGAGACGATAGCCTGGGATAATTTGGCATCCAACTTCCTGTCCCATTGAACATAGGAACCAAGACCTGCCGGAACACCCCCGACGATAGTTTCAACAACACCACCAATGGTATCGCCATCCTTTTTTATCTGGTCAATATAGTCTTTGATTTCTTGCTCACGGTCCTGGTTGACAATGGACACCTCTGACTTCGCAGTTAGTTCCTTAATTTGGGCGACGCTCAAGCCGTCTGGGACATCAATTTCCTTGCCGCCAAAGACAACCACATGATTGGCAATCTCAATATCAAGTTCGGCCAAAATCCGCTTGGCCACAGCTCCGATAGCTACCCGCATGGTGGTTTCACGAGCAGAGGAGCGCTCCAAGGAATTGCGCAGATCCTCAAAGCGATACTTCATGCCACCAACCAGGTCGGCATGGCCTGGTCTCGGATGAGTAATCTTACGCTTGGTCTTGAGGCGGTCCTCAATATCCTCAGCCGACATGATGTCCAGCCACTTCTGGTGGTCCCGATTGACCACATCCATGGTAATGGGGGCACCCGTGGTCTTGCCATGGCGAATGCCTGAGGTAAAGACGACCTGGTCGCTTTCAATCTTCATTCGACCACCCCGGCCGTAACCACCCTGACGGCGCATTAAATCGATATTAATGTCCTCAGCGGTCAAGGGTAGACCCGCTGGAACCCCTTCAATTATGGCAGTCAGACGGGGGCCGTGTGACTCACCAGCCGTTAAATATCTCATCTACTTCACCAAATAATCTTTCATTTCTGCTAAAGGAACTTCTTTGATACTAGCTCGGCCAATTTCTGGAACCAGGACAATCTTGATGGCCTTGCCCCTAGCCTTCTTATCATGGCTGAGGGCTTGGTAGAGCTTGTCAAGATCCCAAGGTTCAAAATCTGTTGGCAAGCTAAATTTGGCACAGATGTCCGCAATGTCCTGAGACAATCCTTGGGGCATAAGGCCTTTTGCTTCAGCTACTTTTGCAATCTGCACCATACCGATGGCAACAGCTTCCCCGTGCATGACCTTACCGTAGCCAGCTGTCTGCTCGATGGCATGGCCAATAGTATGGCCGAAATTAAGGTGCATACGGATACCGCCTTCGAATTCATCCTCAACGACAATCTTGCGTTTAACATTGCAGGAATGGTAGATGATGAATTCAGCCTGGTCTAAGATGGCCTGCCTGTTACCTGGCATCTTTTGCAATTCCTGCCAGAGCTCGACATCGGCAATCAGGCCATACTTGATGACCTCGCCCATGCCTTCAAATAATTCCCGTTTTCCCAGAGTTTCCAAGGTATCAGCGTCAATCA harbors:
- the leuC gene encoding 3-isopropylmalate dehydratase large subunit — encoded protein: MSGQSIFDKVWDRHVITGKEGEPQLMYVDQHYIHEVTSPQAFDGLREAGRKVRRPDLTFGTFDHNVPTVNIYDIRDVISKAQMDALARNLKEFDIPHADHGSASQGIVHMVGPETGRTQPGKFIVCGDSHTATHGAFGAIGFGIGTTEVEHVFATQTIWQVKPKKLLVKFVGQPQKGVYAKDYVLALIAQYGVSVGVGHVVEYRGEAVQALSMEERMTICNMSIEFGSKMGIMNPDQTTFDYVKGRDQAPKGEKFEQAIADWKTLVSDPDAHYDKVIEIDVSQLAPMVTWGTNPSMGVAFDQPFPEIRDMNDERAYKYMDTKPGEKVEDLDIGYVFLGSCTNARLSDLKLAARFVKGKHIAPNLTAIVVPGSRPVKTAAEKLGLDKIFTDAGFEWRDPGCSMCLGMNPDKVPAGVHCASTSNRNFEDRQGVGARTHLCSPAMAAAAAINGHFVDVRQLPEAQ
- a CDS encoding DUF1294 domain-containing protein translates to MKILLALLIFWNALTFCLYGIDKRRAIKGQWRIPEKALLILSLTGAGLGAYLAGKLFHHKTKKWYFRLAWYLGILIQVSLIYCLWRFKNEWTINF
- the leuB gene encoding 3-isopropylmalate dehydrogenase, whose product is MTKKIVTLAGDGIGPEIMAAGLKVLEALTKKIDFAYQLDAQPFGGAGIDQSGHPLPEATLSAARSADAILLAAIGSPQYDAAPVRPEQGLLALRKELKLFANIRPVKIFQALKHLSPLKPERIEGVDFVVVRELTGGIYFGQHDLKGTSARDINDYSTEEIERIVRKAFTIAQGRGEKVTSIDKQNVLATSKLWRKVADQVAQDYPEVTLEHQLVDSAAMLMITDPARFDVVVTENLFGDILSDESSVLPGTLGVMPSASHSQDGPSLYEPIHGSAPDIAGQGIANPISMILSVAMMLRDSFGQETGASLIEQAVDKTLNQGVLTRDLGGQATTAQMTAAIIANL
- a CDS encoding 2-isopropylmalate synthase, giving the protein MRKVEFLDTSLRDGEQTPGVNFSIKEKVAIAKQLEKWGISAIEAGFPAASPDSFEAVKQIAATLTKTAVTGLARSVKSDIDACYQALKDAKYPQCHVFIATSPIHREFKLKKSKEEILEVIKEHVTYARQFFDVVEFSPEDATRTELDYLLQVVQTAVDAGATYINIPDTVGFTTPSEFGHIFDYLIKNVKSDRDIIFSPHCHDDLGMATANTLAAIKNGAGRVEGTINGIGERAGNVALEEVAVALKIREDYFNATSDIILNETVNTSAMVSRFSGIPVPKNKAVVGGNAFSHESGIHQDGVLKNPLTYEIITPELVGVKQSSLPLGKLSGRHAFIEKLKELNLDFAEAEIKELFAKFKKLADKKHDIRDADIIALVDGTDIENPEGFHFADLKLTSNEDETVTAVVTMTNKDAEAVDVVANGKGSVEAAFNAIDKFFNQTVRLLSYSIDAITDGIDAQARVAVSVENVDTGTIFNATGVDFDVMKASSIAYVNANVFVQKENDGQIGRRLSEKDY
- the udk gene encoding uridine kinase, with translation MQKKTIIIGVTGGSGGGKTSVSREILNHFPHSKIAMIEHDSYYKDQSHLTFEERVATNYDHPLAFDTDLMIEHIKELQAGRPVDIPIYDYTQHTRSSETYRQEPQDVFIVEGILVLEDERLRNLMDIKLFVDTDDDIRIIRRIKRDMEERGRSLDSIIEQYTSVVKPMYHQFIEPTKRYADIVIPEGVSNTVAIDLINTKIASILSEK
- a CDS encoding DEAD/DEAH box helicase, which produces MTIQLPQAINELLENKGMDQLTPIQERSFQPIMSGKNVLGISPTGTGKTLAYLLPLLNKLTSPKAQQILVLAPNTELAGQIFEVAKDWASPLGYTAQVLLSGSSQKRQIERLKKGPQILVGTPGRVFELVKLKKVKMMNVDTIVLDEFDELLGDSQYQFVSKICHHVPRDHQLIYMSATAKIDKGQLAEDTLEINLSDQKLDNISHYYLQVDKRHRLDTLRKLSNIPDFRGLVFFNSLSDLGASEERLQYNGASAVSLASDVNVKLRKVILEKFKNHELALLLSTDLVARGIDIDNLETVVNYEVPRDKEAYTHRAGRTGRMGKEGAVITLVSHPEDLKKLKKFAQVQEIIFKNQTFYVK
- a CDS encoding YlbF/YmcA family competence regulator, with the protein product MTTNIYDLANELERGIRALPEYQTLVEKKAKIDADPEAKNLFSEFTSFQEGLYQAMQAGQIPSQDEQKKMQELGQKIEANPILKAYIEAQQALSVYLSDIEKIVFGPLAELNK
- a CDS encoding prephenate dehydrogenase; protein product: MKTKTIYIAGLGLIGGSLALGIKRDHPDYEILGYNRSDKSRNIALERGLVDEATANFAEFAPRADVIILAVPIKQTIDFIKVLADLPLKDQVIITDAGSTKDQIVQAAQKYLDPAKVQFVGSHPMAGSHKSGAIAADVNLFENAYYIFTPTSLTRETTISEMKELLTGLHARFVQIDAAEHDRVTGQVSHFPHILAASLMEQAGAYAKDHELTNHFAAGGFRDMTRIAESEPGMWTSILLSNREAVLGRIADFKGHLDAVAELIEAGDDDGIWNFFNQARLTRKAMEIHKKGGVDSGFDLYVTIPDQEDSILKVLEILRGISVMNIRINEENREDINGILQITFKNQKDQSIAFDLLEKHPDYKVTI
- the aroC gene encoding chorismate synthase, which gives rise to MRYLTAGESHGPRLTAIIEGVPAGLPLTAEDINIDLMRRQGGYGRGGRMKIESDQVVFTSGIRHGKTTGAPITMDVVNRDHQKWLDIMSAEDIEDRLKTKRKITHPRPGHADLVGGMKYRFEDLRNSLERSSARETTMRVAIGAVAKRILAELDIEIANHVVVFGGKEIDVPDGLSVAQIKELTAKSEVSIVNQDREQEIKDYIDQIKKDGDTIGGVVETIVGGVPAGLGSYVQWDRKLDAKLSQAIVSINAFKGVEFGLGFKDGYLPGSQVMDEILWNPQEGYTRKTNNLGGFEGGMTNGQPLVIRGVMKPIPTLYKPLMSVDIETHEPYKATVERSDPTALPAAGVVMEAVVATVIANEIFETFTSDNLEELKEALARHRDYVKNF
- the aroB gene encoding 3-dehydroquinate synthase, translated to MKLGVDLSHNPYDILIEKGALSKVGDWVASLWDPQKITIITDNHVGGLYAEKVKLRLEAAGFEVLVFDFLEGEASKTLTTANKAYEFLIKHGMTRSDGIIALGGGVAGDLAGFVASTYMRGIHFLQIPTSLTAQVDSSIGGKTGVNTPWAKNIVGTFTQPDGVLIDADTLETLGKRELFEGMGEVIKYGLIADVELWQELQKMPGNRQAILDQAEFIIYHSCNVKRKIVVEDEFEGGIRMHLNFGHTIGHAIEQTAGYGKVMHGEAVAIGMVQIAKVAEAKGLMPQGLSQDIADICAKFSLPTDFEPWDLDKLYQALSHDKKARGKAIKIVLVPEIGRASIKEVPLAEMKDYLVK